A genome region from Syntrophales bacterium includes the following:
- a CDS encoding DUF523 domain-containing protein translates to MIIISACLLGVKCRYDGRSTPDKKLQSMISEFTFIPMCPEQLGGLPTPRVSARIVDGNGEDVLNGLAKVIDSNNRDVTEQFLKGAEEVREIAKLMRVSAAIMKEKSPSCGVRFIRKSDSTMEGMGVTSAILMREGIHVISSDEISEEYVRYCSYRK, encoded by the coding sequence ATGATAATTATTAGTGCCTGCCTCTTAGGGGTGAAATGCAGATATGACGGTAGAAGTACCCCCGATAAAAAATTGCAATCAATGATATCTGAGTTTACATTCATTCCCATGTGTCCCGAGCAGCTTGGAGGATTGCCCACACCCCGTGTTTCTGCCCGGATAGTTGATGGAAATGGCGAAGATGTTCTCAATGGCCTTGCAAAGGTGATTGATTCAAACAACAGGGATGTAACCGAACAGTTTTTAAAGGGGGCGGAGGAAGTAAGGGAAATTGCAAAATTGATGAGGGTCAGTGCCGCGATAATGAAGGAGAAGAGCCCCTCATGCGGTGTCCGCTTTATACGCAAAAGTGACTCTACTATGGAAGGAATGGGGGTAACATCCGCGATTCTTATGCGTGAAGGGATTCACGTTATATCATCTGATGAGATAAGTGAGGAATATGTACGATACTGTAGTTATAGGAAGTGA
- the purN gene encoding phosphoribosylglycinamide formyltransferase, producing the protein MKKRLNIGILVSGSGTNLQSIIDNSEKGLLDADIKVVISNNPDAYALERSKKHHIPVVVIEQSNFKSREDFDRKMIEVFNSYSVELVVMAGFMRVLSPVFLEAFPMKVINIHPAILPSFPGLHGQQQAFEYGVKFSGCSVHFADEGVDTGPIIIQSVVPVYDDDTEESLSQRILKEEHKIFSQAIQLYAEGKLEVIGRKVRVKNHKQIDDSPLHNPPLTMF; encoded by the coding sequence ATGAAAAAGAGATTAAACATAGGTATTCTGGTATCTGGCAGCGGTACAAATCTTCAATCTATTATAGACAATAGTGAAAAAGGCCTTCTCGATGCGGATATCAAGGTGGTTATAAGCAACAACCCAGATGCATACGCCCTGGAAAGGTCAAAAAAACATCACATTCCAGTAGTGGTTATCGAGCAAAGCAATTTCAAAAGCAGAGAAGATTTTGACCGAAAAATGATTGAAGTATTCAACTCATATTCGGTAGAACTTGTGGTGATGGCGGGGTTTATGAGAGTGCTTTCCCCCGTATTTTTAGAGGCATTTCCGATGAAAGTCATAAATATCCATCCTGCTATCCTTCCTTCTTTTCCGGGTCTTCACGGTCAGCAGCAGGCCTTCGAATATGGAGTAAAGTTTTCAGGATGTTCGGTTCATTTTGCCGATGAGGGAGTGGATACCGGACCCATTATTATTCAGTCCGTGGTTCCTGTGTATGACGATGATACCGAGGAAAGCCTTTCTCAAAGGATATTGAAGGAAGAGCACAAGATATTTTCCCAGGCGATACAACTCTATGCCGAAGGGAAGCTTGAAGTTATCGGCCGAAAAGTCCGGGTGAAAAACCACAAACAGATCGATGATTCACCTCTACATAACCCACCTCTGACAATGTTTTAA
- the purM gene encoding phosphoribosylformylglycinamidine cyclo-ligase, with translation MKKKVSYKDAGVDINKANLFVKKIQPIIKGTSRKEVMSGIGNFGGLFHLDMGKFKDPILVSSTDGVGTKLKIAQMMDKHDTVGIDLVAMSVNDILSQGAEPLFFLDYIATGKIDVKKSVKIVEGIAKGCIEAGCALIGGETAEMPEFYKDDDYDLAGFCVGIVDASELIDGSEIKVGDRIIGIASNGIHSNGFSLVRKVLFEQKKLKIKDKIEGLGHSIGTELLRPTKIYVKPILNLMKTFKIKGVAHITGGGFIENIPRILPSRCRAIIKKDSWDIPPIFDIIQKMGNIDKKEMLRVFNMGIGMMIVVTEKDFEEVLERLGGLGERAYAIGTIDNRNKNEKHVSFL, from the coding sequence ATGAAGAAAAAAGTTTCATACAAAGATGCGGGTGTAGATATTAACAAGGCCAATCTGTTTGTCAAAAAGATACAGCCCATCATAAAAGGAACATCACGAAAGGAAGTAATGAGTGGGATAGGTAATTTCGGAGGATTGTTCCACCTTGATATGGGAAAATTTAAAGATCCTATCCTCGTTTCTTCTACCGATGGGGTCGGCACGAAACTGAAAATTGCACAGATGATGGATAAGCATGATACCGTGGGGATAGATCTTGTTGCTATGTCCGTCAATGATATTTTATCTCAGGGAGCTGAACCACTTTTCTTTCTCGATTATATTGCTACAGGGAAGATTGATGTTAAAAAAAGCGTAAAGATCGTGGAAGGTATAGCAAAAGGGTGCATTGAGGCGGGTTGTGCGCTTATCGGTGGTGAAACCGCTGAAATGCCTGAATTTTATAAGGATGACGACTATGACCTTGCCGGTTTTTGCGTGGGTATCGTTGATGCCAGCGAGCTGATTGACGGTTCAGAAATCAAGGTTGGGGATAGAATAATAGGCATTGCCTCCAACGGTATCCACAGCAACGGGTTCTCCCTTGTTAGAAAGGTTTTGTTTGAACAGAAAAAACTCAAAATAAAGGATAAGATTGAAGGGCTTGGCCACTCGATCGGTACGGAACTCCTCCGACCCACAAAAATCTATGTAAAACCCATATTAAATTTAATGAAAACCTTTAAGATAAAGGGGGTAGCACATATTACAGGCGGAGGATTCATAGAGAATATACCGAGAATTCTGCCCAGTAGATGCCGGGCTATTATAAAGAAGGATAGCTGGGACATACCACCTATTTTTGATATTATTCAGAAAATGGGGAATATAGATAAAAAAGAGATGTTAAGAGTATTTAACATGGGCATAGGAATGATGATTGTTGTAACGGAGAAGGATTTTGAGGAGGTACTGGAAAGACTTGGAGGACTTGGCGAACGCGCTTATGCAATAGGTACAATTGACAATAGAAACAAGAATGAAAAACACGTATCTTTCTTGTAA